In the genome of Cryptomeria japonica chromosome 8, Sugi_1.0, whole genome shotgun sequence, one region contains:
- the LOC131857897 gene encoding receptor-like protein 34, giving the protein MLHFHFSCISACPNEERSYLLDFKGRLNDPSCRLRSWQNFNCCEWEGVTCDYHSGHVVSLDLKNRHSDQWQCWEREDSCKLSGKIPDSLFNLQHLQHLDLSWNDFGGAAIPLQLVKFQKLTSLNLAGANFGGKIPPELSNITTLRHLNLSENHFNWTAIPSQLAKLQRLTFLSLTNADIGGKIPLELGNITALRHLDLSQNDFNGTAIPTVLGKLRRLTFLNLADAGFGGEIPQELGNITTLHHLDLSENHFNWTAIPPQLAKLRRLAFLDLAFAESGDEIPPELSNITTLRYLDLSTEPALSYPTELAHNLKSRRFAGLITNLRSLECLAMSQVNLSTGNDHWSNALGSLSRLKLIDLDDCGLSGTMSSLLNLTHLSGLHLSGNPFYSPLPAWFKNVSSLVSLVLSSCSLNGSIPSDFMCQSSLRNLDLSYNYHLGGAIPHCIANFLVLKTLYLSYNNLTGDLPAFGSFVGRFSSLAYLDASYNQLSGTIQDTISELSFLRHLDLSNNQFSGTIPDTISKFRQLEKLLRSSNNLTGSISPFVLEIHNLQEVDLSENQLTLNISSSWIPQFAQLEYIGLRSCNLQGEIPPFLSTQFSLEKVDLSDNNIVGNIPTWLWELPSLRGLNLSHNFLEGSLHPVSKYIASLDLHNNSLHGSIPDLSGLYLDLSDNKFNGSIPRSICSASNELMFLDLSKNRLTGVIPTNLVRCSYLEILNLAKNHLEDKIPEELGNLAVLQTLNLNENKMRGVIPPSLENCTKLRVFDVGKNKIQGCLPIWIGKLEELRILNLAFNKLQGTFPLELLNLMNLQILDLSHNNFSGHIPKSLGKLNANLKIETKKNIFHSCSLQ; this is encoded by the coding sequence ATGTTGCACTTCCATTTCTCATGTATTAGCGCATGCCCAAATGAAGAAAGAAGTTACCTTCTCGACTTTAAAGGCCGTCTCAATGATCCCTCTTGTCGATTAAGGTCGTGGCAGAATTTCAACTGTTGCGAATGGGAGGGTGTCACCTGTGACTATCATTCCGGTCATGTTGTTTCCCTCGACCTCAAAAACCGTCATTCTGACCAATGGCAATGCTGGGAGAGGGAAGATTCATGTAAATTGAGTGGGAAGATCCCTGATTCTCTGTTCAACCTGCAGCATCTGCAACATTTAGATTTGAGCTGGAATGACTTCGGTGGTGCTGCCATACCACTTCAGTTGGTAAAATTCCAGAAGCTCACATCCCTTAACTTGGCAGGTGCTAATTTTGGAGGTAAAATCCCTCCAGAGTTGAGTAACATTACAACCTTGCGCCACCTGAATTTGAGCGAGAATCATTTCAATTGGACTGCCATACCTTCTCAGTTGGCAAAACTCCAGAGGCTTACTTTCCTTAGTTTGACAAATGCTGATATTGGAGGGAAGATTCCTTTAGAGTTGGGTAACATTACTGCATTACGTCACTTGGATTTGAGCCAGAATGACTTCAATGGTACTGCCATACCTACTGTGTTGGGAAAACTCCGGAGGCTTACTTTCCTTAACTTGGCAGATGCTGGATTTGGTGGTGAGATTCCTCAGGAATTGGGTAACATTACAACCTTGCATCACCTGGATTTGAGCGAGAATCACTTCAATTGGACTGCCATACCTCCTCAGCTGGCAAAACTCCGGAGGCTTGCTTTCCTTGACTTGGCATTTGCTGAATCTGGAGATGAAATTCCTCCGGAATTGAGTAACATTACAACCTTGCGCTACCTGGATCTCTCAACAGAACCAGCATTGTCTTACCCAACAGAGTTAGCACATAACTTGAAGAGTAGGAGGTTTGCAGGATTGATAACAAATCTCAGAAGCTTGGAATGCCTGGCTATGAGTCAAGTAAATCTATCGACAGGAAATGATCACTGGAGTAATGCCCTCGGCAGCCTGTCTAGACTCAAGTTGATTGACCTGGATGATTGTGGACTTTCAGGTACAATGTCTTCTCTCCTAAACCTCACTCACTTATCCGGTCTACATCTTTCAGGGAATCCATTTTATTCCCCATTGCCAGCTTGGTTTAAGAATGTTTCGTCCTTGGTTTCACTTGTTCTTTCTTCTTGTAGTCTCAACGGTTCCATCCCTTCAGATTTCATGTGCCAATCAAGCCTGAGAAATCTTGACTTGTCATATAACTACCATCTAGGAGGAGCAATTCCGCACTGCATTGCAAATTTTTTAGTGCTTAAGACGTTGTACCTCTCATACAATAATTTAACAGGGGATTTACCAGCGTTTGGATCGTTCGTTGGTAGGTTTTCTTCCCTCGCATATCTGGACGCCAGCTACAACCAATTGTCTGGAACAATTCAAGATACCATTTCAGAGCTTTCTTTCCTCCGACATCTGGACCTCAGTAACAACCAATTCTCTGGAACAATTCCAGATACCATTTCAAAGTTTCGCCAATTAGAAAAGTTGTTACGAAGCTCCAACAATTTGACCGGCAGCATTTCTCCTTTCGTATTGGAAATACATAACCTCCAAGAAGTGGACTTATCTGAAAATCAGcttacactgaatatctcttcaaGTTGGATTCCTCAATTTGCCCAACTGGAGTACATCGGGTTAAGGTCTTGTAATCTTCAAGGGGAGATTCCTCCTTTTTTGTCTACTCAATTCTCATTAGAAAAAGTGGACTTGTCAGATAACAATATTGTAGGAAATATTCCTACCTGGTTATGGGAGCTTCCGAGCCTCAGAGGGCTCAATCTTTCTCATAACTTTCTAGAAGGTTCTTTGCACCCTGTTTCCAAGTATATAGCGAGTTTAGACTTGCATAACAATAGTCTACATGGCTCTATCCCAGATCTTAGTGGATTATATTTAGACTTGTCAGACAACAAGTTCAACGGTTCTATTCCACGCTCTATATGTTCTGCGTCTAATGAACTGATGTTTCTGGACTTGTCAAAGAACCGGCTAACCggtgtgattcctacaaatctgGTGAGATGTTCTTATCTGGAAATCTTGAATTTGGCCAAAAATCATTTGGAAGATAAGATTCCAGAAGAGTTAGGAAATCTTGCAGTGCTTCAGACACTAAATCTCAATGAAAACAAAATGCGAGGTGTTATCCCTCCTTCTCTAGAAAATTGTACAAAACTCCGAGTATTTGACGTAGGAAAGAACAAAATTCAGGGGTGCCTCCCAATTTGGATTGGAAAACTGGAAGAATTACGAATTCTCAACTTGGCTTTTAATAAGTTGCAAGGCACCTTTCCGCTGGAATTGCTGAACCTCATGAATCTTCAGATTctagatttatctcacaataattTTTCAGGACATATTCCAAAGAGTTTGGGGAAGTTGAATGCTAACTTAAAAATAGAAACTAAGAAGAATATTTTTCATTCTTGTTCATTACAATGA
- the LOC131049661 gene encoding putative receptor like protein 25: MANQTQSDKIEMSLGDIEIAYGAGPYLEIMFVNQVTLWIKGRAIPYPKIISAFKFVDLSYNKLSGNIPEEMGELKGLIALNISNNNLIGSIPNSLGGMVQLECLDLSGNMLSGNIPADLSNLTFLSALNLSYNNLSGLIPQGKQFATFEASSYLGNANLHRPPLENRTLRSGWGERGGQVQSNSTGVTDNDADADEDDLDRWWAVAMGLCFGVGFSTVIAILCFHLKWRYTCFFLLDNFVQYFFEH; the protein is encoded by the coding sequence ATGGCTAATCAGACACAGAGTGACAAAATAGAGATGAGCTTGGGTGATATCGAAATTGCATATGGTGCTGGCCCCTATTTAGAAATAATGTTCGTGAATCAAGTAACACTTTGGATTAAAGGACGAGCAATTCCATACCCTAAGATTATCAGTGCCTTCAAATTCGTGGATCTTTCCTACAACAAGCTGTCAGGCAATATTCCCGAGGAAATGGGAGAGCTGAAGGGTTTAATTGCTCTCAACATTTCAAACAACAATCTGATAGGCAGCATTCCTAATTCCCTGGGAGGTATGGTTCAGCTGGAGTGTTTGGATCTTTCAGGAAACATGCTGTCAGGCAACATTCCAGCAGATCTTTCAAACCTCACATTCCTTTCTGCTTTGAATCTTTCATACAACAATCTTTCCGGGTTAATACCCCAAGGAAAGCAGTTTGCAACTTTTGAGGCTTCTTCTTATCTGGGGAACGCCAATCTTCACAGGCCTCCCTTGGAAAACAGAACTCTGAGATCTGGTTGGGGTGAAAGAGGTGGTCAAGTACAGTCGAATAGCACAGGAGTTACGGACAATGATGCAGATGCAGATGAAGATGACTTGGATCGATGGTGGGCAGTGGCAATGGGGTTATGTTTCGGGGTAGGATTTTCCACTGTGATTGCAATTTTGTGCTTTCACCTAAAATGGAGGTACACATGTTTTTTTCTGCTGGATAATTTTGTCCAGTACTTTTTTGAACATTGA